One window from the genome of Deinococcus sp. NW-56 encodes:
- the mbhE gene encoding hydrogen gas-evolving membrane-bound hydrogenase subunit E, translating to MTVAVFFPFLMAALAAWLGPRLGRRTGYVAAAAFLPALLLIPDLLRMPGAAPALEVTRWVPTLDLDLAFRGDGFSLLFAVLIGVIGTLASLYSVAYLSERERFGRFYSYLLLFGGSMLGLVLTDNLVALFGFWEMTSVTSFLLIGLWHTRSAARDGAVKAFLVSALGGLALLAAVALIALGGGSTSLSALDVGALRESAYFTPALLLTLLAAFTKSAQLPFHLWLPTAMEAPTPVSAFLHSATMVKAGVVLVAKFGLLFGGAALWSAIIVPVGLATLVWGSWLALRQTDLKALLAYSTVSQLGLLMSLYGLADAEGRFSATAHLLNHAAFKAALFFVVGIIDHETGTRELPLLGGLRRALPVTFAVALLAALSMAGLPPLGGFISKELFFEAMLHQGPLFIAVAVVGSALTFAYSLRLLRVFLGTPRAPAGAEPHEAPPGLTLPAAGLALTALAFGVLPGTAEALTRTAQSALNFADYDGYLSLWHGVTPALLATLLTWALGAVLVWQARGMETLGRRLTPRVNANTVYYGLTQTVNVFSSWLIARTQGLPLPDQLRIMLAAAALMGGYAVWRAPQVFYPFGELPLGVLPIAALLVAGAVGVLLSRGRLTAVIVTGLTGFGSAAAFLAFRAPDLALTQLLVEAVTVILFLLAFRYLPGVRDLPRTRWRYVFDVAVAGLAGVGITLLVLSSVRFLAPPISPYYLEYSYKGGGGKNVVNVLLVDFRGFDTLGEITVVGMVALAVLSLVRLGKPGRPRRAPDDTAELPARRRP from the coding sequence ATGACCGTCGCCGTCTTCTTCCCGTTCCTGATGGCCGCGCTCGCCGCCTGGCTGGGGCCACGGTTGGGCCGCCGCACCGGATATGTCGCCGCGGCGGCCTTTCTGCCCGCGCTGCTCCTGATCCCCGACCTGCTGCGGATGCCGGGGGCGGCCCCCGCGCTGGAGGTCACCCGCTGGGTGCCCACCCTGGACCTCGACCTCGCCTTCCGGGGCGACGGGTTCTCGCTGCTGTTCGCCGTGCTGATCGGCGTGATCGGCACGCTGGCGAGCCTGTACTCGGTCGCCTACCTTTCGGAGCGCGAGCGGTTCGGGCGCTTTTACAGTTACCTGCTGCTGTTCGGCGGCTCGATGCTGGGGCTGGTGCTGACCGACAACCTCGTGGCGCTGTTCGGGTTCTGGGAGATGACCAGCGTGACCAGCTTCCTCCTGATCGGGCTGTGGCACACCCGCTCGGCAGCGCGGGACGGGGCGGTCAAGGCCTTTCTGGTCAGTGCCCTCGGCGGCCTCGCGCTGCTGGCCGCCGTCGCCCTGATCGCGCTGGGGGGCGGCAGCACGTCGCTCTCGGCGCTGGACGTGGGGGCGCTGCGCGAGTCGGCGTATTTCACCCCCGCGCTGCTGCTCACGCTGCTGGCGGCCTTTACCAAGAGCGCCCAACTGCCCTTCCACCTGTGGCTCCCCACCGCGATGGAGGCGCCGACCCCGGTGTCGGCCTTCCTGCACTCCGCGACGATGGTGAAGGCGGGCGTGGTCCTCGTCGCCAAGTTCGGGCTGCTGTTCGGGGGGGCGGCGCTGTGGTCGGCCATCATCGTGCCGGTGGGACTGGCGACGCTGGTTTGGGGGTCGTGGCTGGCCCTGCGGCAGACCGACCTCAAGGCGCTGCTGGCCTACTCCACCGTGTCGCAGCTCGGCCTGCTGATGAGTCTTTACGGGCTGGCCGACGCCGAGGGCCGCTTCTCCGCGACCGCGCACCTGCTCAACCACGCGGCGTTCAAGGCGGCCCTCTTTTTCGTGGTGGGCATCATCGACCACGAGACGGGAACCCGTGAGCTGCCGCTGCTGGGGGGCCTGCGCCGGGCGCTGCCGGTCACCTTCGCAGTGGCGCTGCTGGCGGCCCTCAGCATGGCGGGGCTCCCGCCGCTGGGGGGCTTCATCTCCAAGGAGCTGTTTTTTGAAGCGATGCTGCACCAGGGGCCGCTCTTTATCGCGGTGGCGGTGGTGGGCAGTGCCCTGACCTTCGCGTACTCGCTGAGGCTGCTGCGGGTCTTTCTGGGAACGCCGCGTGCGCCCGCCGGGGCCGAGCCGCACGAGGCCCCGCCCGGCCTGACCCTGCCTGCCGCGGGCCTCGCGCTGACCGCGCTGGCCTTCGGGGTGCTGCCCGGCACGGCGGAGGCGTTGACCCGCACCGCGCAATCGGCGCTGAATTTCGCGGACTACGACGGCTACCTCTCGCTGTGGCACGGGGTCACGCCCGCGCTGCTGGCGACCCTGCTCACCTGGGCGCTGGGGGCGGTGCTGGTGTGGCAGGCGAGAGGAATGGAGACGCTGGGGCGGCGCCTGACTCCCCGCGTGAATGCAAACACGGTGTACTACGGCCTGACCCAGACGGTGAACGTCTTTTCCTCGTGGCTGATCGCACGGACGCAGGGGCTGCCGTTGCCGGACCAGCTGCGCATCATGCTGGCCGCCGCCGCGCTGATGGGCGGGTACGCGGTGTGGCGGGCGCCGCAGGTCTTCTACCCCTTCGGGGAGCTGCCGCTGGGGGTGCTCCCCATCGCCGCGCTGCTCGTCGCCGGAGCGGTGGGGGTGCTGCTCTCGCGCGGGCGCCTGACCGCCGTGATCGTGACGGGCCTGACGGGGTTCGGCAGCGCGGCGGCCTTCCTGGCCTTCCGGGCGCCCGACCTCGCCCTGACGCAACTGCTGGTGGAGGCGGTGACGGTGATCCTCTTTCTGCTGGCCTTCCGGTACCTGCCGGGGGTGCGCGACCTGCCACGCACGCGCTGGCGGTATGTCTTCGACGTGGCGGTGGCCGGACTCGCGGGGGTGGGCATCACGCTGCTGGTGCTGTCGAGCGTGCGCTTTCTGGCGCCGCCCATCTCGCCTTACTACCTCGAATACAGCTACAAGGGGGGCGGCGGCAAGAACGTGGTCAACGTGCTGCTGGTGGACTTCCGGGGCTTCGACACCCTGGGCGAGATCACGGTGGTGGGGATGGTCGCGCTCGCCGTGCTGAGCCTGGTGCGGCTGGGCAAACCCGGCCGCCCCCGCCGCGCCCCGGATGACACGGCGGAGCTGCCGGCCCGGAGGCGGCCATGA
- a CDS encoding Na(+)/H(+) antiporter subunit B: MTRPPASTGREAPAPAPLTNDPILRSTSRAVFALVLLFAFLLLWRGHNAPGGGFIAGLMTACALVLHRIAYGFSALRLDPARLIPWGLALSFVTGLVPYLLGRPYLKSDYGYITTAVTGEFEWATALLFDVGVFLLVVGASLTIAYALTEVAPQETVEGDE; encoded by the coding sequence ATGACCCGGCCCCCCGCTTCCACCGGCCGCGAGGCCCCCGCCCCCGCGCCCCTCACCAATGACCCCATCCTGCGCTCGACCAGCCGGGCGGTGTTCGCGCTGGTGCTGCTGTTCGCCTTTCTGCTGCTGTGGCGCGGGCACAACGCGCCGGGCGGCGGCTTTATCGCCGGGCTGATGACCGCGTGTGCGCTGGTGCTGCACCGCATCGCCTACGGCTTTTCCGCGCTGCGTCTCGACCCGGCGCGGCTGATTCCCTGGGGGCTGGCCCTTTCCTTCGTGACCGGACTGGTGCCCTACCTGCTGGGGAGGCCCTACCTCAAGAGCGACTACGGCTACATCACCACGGCGGTGACGGGCGAGTTCGAGTGGGCGACCGCGCTGCTGTTCGATGTCGGGGTCTTTCTGCTCGTCGTGGGGGCCAGCCTCACCATCGCCTACGCGCTGACCGAGGTGGCCCCACAGGAGACGGTGGAGGGCGACGAATGA
- a CDS encoding sodium:proton antiporter has translation METLFAVIIGLLVAAGVFLLLSRVIVRVVLGLTFIGYAANLAILTVAGLRDVSPPLLTLPGPYMDPLPQALILTAIVIGFATTALLLTVALRAYQVAGHDDVEAFGDNLARDPGAHDGSFADPEHQSPDRPDVEDEESAPVAAGSRP, from the coding sequence ATGGAAACCCTTTTTGCCGTGATTATCGGCCTGCTGGTGGCGGCGGGCGTCTTTCTGCTGCTCTCGCGGGTGATCGTGCGGGTGGTGCTGGGGCTGACCTTTATCGGCTACGCGGCCAACCTCGCCATCCTGACGGTCGCGGGGCTGCGCGACGTGTCGCCGCCGCTGCTGACACTGCCCGGCCCCTACATGGACCCCCTCCCGCAGGCGCTGATCCTGACCGCCATCGTGATCGGCTTTGCCACCACCGCCCTGCTGCTCACGGTGGCGCTGCGGGCCTATCAGGTCGCCGGGCACGACGACGTGGAGGCCTTCGGGGACAACCTCGCCCGTGACCCTGGCGCCCATGACGGCTCCTTTGCCGACCCCGAGCACCAGAGCCCCGACCGCCCCGACGTGGAGGACGAAGAGTCGGCGCCTGTCGCCGCCGGGAGCCGCCCGTGA
- a CDS encoding proton-conducting transporter membrane subunit, translating into MTPADLAWLPLAPILTPLGIGLLLLYPWRRPVRVGLALAGALGVLVFAAWLVAATSGGAVLVSSLGGWPAPFGIVMTADRLSAWMSLLAAVSGVLAVWQAAADPDPVREKHHLFGLLFFLFAGVQLSFLTGDLFNLFVAFEVMLVASYALAVLGSTREQLREGFRYIVMNLVASALLVVTCGLAYGVLGTLNFAHLAQRSAELGPNATVTAVGVLLLIVFAAKGALFPLGFWLPGTYPALPPAVGAFFAAVLTKVGIYALIRVFTTVFNQDPALPNTLLLGLGAVTMLFGAFGAVSQREWRRIFSFTVISSVGYLAFGLGLGTPEALRASVAYLAVSVLVTAALFAIAAVAERAAGSRLVTVRGMIDFLPLLAGCFLLCALTVAGLPPSGGFVAKYALVRAGLAQGSPLALAAVFSALLASLILLYAMLGVWRGFFWGKHLVMFPVYRVPLPLRAAAYAATALVAGLTLFAGPLLGWADATAAELSEPGQYIRGVLGDEPVVIPPPPTVPEAP; encoded by the coding sequence GTGACCCCGGCCGACCTCGCGTGGCTGCCGCTGGCGCCCATCCTGACGCCGCTGGGCATCGGCCTGCTGCTGCTGTACCCCTGGCGCCGCCCGGTGCGGGTGGGGCTGGCGCTCGCCGGGGCGCTCGGGGTGCTGGTGTTCGCGGCGTGGCTCGTCGCGGCCACCTCGGGCGGGGCGGTGCTGGTGAGCAGTCTGGGGGGCTGGCCCGCGCCCTTCGGCATCGTGATGACCGCCGACCGCCTGAGCGCGTGGATGAGCCTGCTCGCGGCGGTCAGCGGCGTGCTGGCGGTCTGGCAGGCCGCTGCCGACCCCGACCCGGTGCGCGAAAAGCACCACCTCTTCGGGCTGCTGTTCTTCCTGTTCGCGGGGGTGCAGCTCTCCTTCCTGACGGGGGACCTCTTCAACCTGTTCGTGGCGTTCGAGGTGATGCTGGTCGCCTCCTACGCGCTGGCGGTGCTGGGGTCTACCCGCGAGCAACTGCGCGAGGGGTTCCGCTACATCGTGATGAATCTGGTCGCCTCGGCGCTGCTGGTGGTGACCTGCGGGCTGGCCTACGGGGTGCTGGGCACGCTGAATTTCGCGCACCTCGCGCAGCGCTCGGCCGAGCTGGGACCGAATGCGACGGTGACGGCGGTGGGCGTGCTGCTCCTGATCGTCTTCGCGGCCAAGGGAGCGCTCTTTCCGCTGGGCTTCTGGCTGCCGGGCACCTACCCGGCGCTGCCGCCCGCCGTGGGAGCCTTTTTCGCGGCGGTGCTCACCAAGGTGGGCATCTACGCGCTGATCCGGGTGTTCACGACCGTCTTCAACCAGGACCCCGCCCTGCCCAACACGCTGCTGCTGGGGCTGGGCGCCGTGACGATGCTGTTCGGGGCCTTCGGCGCGGTGAGCCAGCGCGAGTGGCGGCGCATCTTTTCCTTCACGGTGATCAGTTCGGTGGGCTACCTCGCCTTCGGGCTGGGGCTGGGCACCCCGGAGGCGCTGCGGGCCAGCGTGGCGTACCTCGCGGTGAGCGTGCTGGTCACGGCGGCGCTGTTCGCCATCGCGGCGGTCGCGGAACGGGCGGCGGGGTCGCGGCTGGTGACGGTGCGGGGCATGATCGACTTTCTGCCGCTGCTGGCGGGGTGCTTCCTGCTGTGTGCGCTGACGGTGGCGGGGCTGCCGCCCTCGGGCGGATTCGTCGCCAAGTACGCGCTGGTGCGGGCCGGGCTGGCCCAGGGGTCGCCGCTGGCGCTGGCGGCCGTCTTCAGCGCCCTGCTCGCCAGCCTGATCCTGCTGTACGCGATGCTGGGCGTGTGGCGCGGGTTTTTCTGGGGCAAGCACCTCGTGATGTTCCCGGTGTACCGGGTGCCCCTCCCGCTGCGGGCCGCCGCCTACGCCGCGACCGCGCTCGTCGCTGGGCTGACCCTCTTCGCGGGGCCGCTGCTGGGCTGGGCCGACGCGACCGCCGCCGAGCTGAGCGAGCCGGGGCAGTACATCCGGGGCGTGCTGGGCGACGAACCGGTCGTGATTCCGCCCCCGCCCACCGTGCCGGAGGCGCCGTGA
- a CDS encoding Na+/H+ antiporter subunit E, translating into MNRPTLVSLLAVVWALLLGEPGVRNLAVGLALGVLIVRLFPRAVGARAAPQRPPDLRASLRRGVGWLAFVGFFLRELAVANVQVALLALRPRPPLNPLIVEVPLRLRGEGLLTVLSAAITLMPGTVTMGLSRDRRTLYAHAIGTADAEAARASIVRVERYLLPLDTPFPLSPTGGPA; encoded by the coding sequence GTGAACCGCCCCACCCTGGTCTCCCTGCTGGCGGTGGTCTGGGCGCTGCTGCTGGGCGAGCCGGGCGTGCGGAACCTCGCGGTCGGGCTGGCGCTGGGGGTACTGATCGTGCGGCTGTTTCCACGGGCGGTGGGGGCACGCGCGGCCCCTCAGCGGCCACCTGATCTGCGGGCCTCCCTGCGGCGCGGGGTCGGCTGGCTGGCCTTCGTTGGCTTTTTCCTGCGCGAGCTGGCGGTGGCGAACGTGCAGGTCGCGCTCCTCGCGCTGCGGCCCCGCCCTCCCCTCAACCCCCTGATCGTGGAGGTCCCGCTGCGGCTGCGGGGCGAGGGGCTGCTGACCGTCCTCTCCGCCGCGATCACGCTGATGCCGGGCACCGTCACGATGGGCCTGAGCCGCGACCGCCGCACCCTCTACGCCCACGCCATCGGCACCGCCGACGCCGAGGCGGCCCGCGCGTCCATCGTGCGGGTGGAGCGTTACCTGCTGCCGCTGGACACTCCCTTTCCCCTCTCCCCCACCGGAGGCCCCGCATGA
- a CDS encoding monovalent cation/H+ antiporter complex subunit F — protein sequence MIINLALGIVTLSVLLVTYRVLRGPSWGDRIMAFDFLSVNLVVLFALIAVRTGYLVMLDAALVLSLLGFLSTVALTRYLLLGRVMK from the coding sequence ATGATCATCAACCTGGCCCTGGGCATCGTGACCCTCTCGGTGCTGCTCGTGACCTACCGCGTGCTGCGCGGCCCCTCGTGGGGCGACCGCATCATGGCCTTCGACTTCCTGAGCGTGAATCTGGTCGTGCTGTTTGCCCTGATCGCGGTGCGCACCGGCTACCTCGTGATGCTGGACGCCGCGCTGGTCCTGAGCCTGCTGGGGTTTCTCTCCACCGTGGCCCTGACCCGCTACCTGCTGCTGGGCCGGGTGATGAAGTGA
- the mnhG gene encoding monovalent cation/H(+) antiporter subunit G, translated as MDDFRPARDLPILFGAFFVLTAAIGVVRFPDLYSRLHASSKLVTLGSAGIFLGVAFALNDAAAFTRLAAVLLFQFLTTPLSAYLIAQAAYLRGLPPILGDGRGEGIDEWGALGRADEVAQADREALRVLAEEGLADEG; from the coding sequence GTGGATGACTTCCGGCCCGCCCGCGACCTCCCGATCCTGTTCGGGGCCTTTTTCGTGCTCACCGCGGCCATCGGGGTGGTGCGCTTTCCGGACCTGTACTCGCGGCTGCACGCGAGCAGCAAGCTCGTCACGTTGGGGTCGGCGGGCATCTTCCTGGGGGTGGCCTTTGCGCTCAACGACGCGGCGGCCTTTACCCGGCTGGCGGCGGTGCTGCTGTTTCAGTTCCTGACTACGCCCCTCTCGGCGTACCTGATCGCGCAGGCGGCCTACCTACGGGGCTTGCCGCCCATCCTGGGGGACGGGCGGGGCGAGGGGATCGACGAATGGGGCGCCCTGGGACGGGCCGACGAGGTCGCGCAGGCCGACCGCGAGGCCCTGCGGGTGCTGGCCGAGGAGGGCCTCGCGGACGAGGGGTAG
- a CDS encoding TerC family protein, producing MDLWTTEWMGKPVWMWVVFFGLVLGLLVFDLGVLARRRGQRGEELGVAASLRLSAFYIAVALLYGAWVWWALGAESGMAYLTGFAVEKALALDNVFVISVIFAALAIPRALQHRVLFWGILGVIVLRGIMIALGAALVSEFDWVMWVFGGFLLLTGIKLLRGGGGHGEAPDLERHIVVRALRRLLPISPKLDGQKFLTRLPDAAGRVRLHATPLLLALLLVEFADLVFAVDSIPAIFAITQDPFIVYTSNIFAILGLRALYFALGALVDRFWALKPALALVLVFIGGKIFWGQAFGKVDPAISLTVTLAILGGGVLVSLWRPRGGGTGDAAKA from the coding sequence ATGGACCTGTGGACGACGGAGTGGATGGGCAAGCCCGTGTGGATGTGGGTGGTCTTCTTCGGGCTGGTGCTGGGCCTGCTGGTCTTCGACCTCGGCGTGCTCGCGCGGCGCCGGGGGCAGCGGGGCGAGGAGCTGGGGGTCGCGGCCAGCCTGCGCCTGAGTGCCTTTTACATCGCCGTGGCCCTGCTGTACGGCGCGTGGGTGTGGTGGGCGCTGGGCGCCGAGAGCGGCATGGCCTACCTGACCGGCTTCGCGGTGGAAAAGGCGCTGGCCCTCGACAACGTGTTCGTGATCAGCGTGATTTTCGCGGCGCTGGCGATTCCCCGCGCCCTGCAGCACCGGGTGCTGTTCTGGGGCATTCTGGGCGTGATCGTGCTGCGCGGCATCATGATCGCGCTGGGCGCGGCGCTGGTGTCGGAGTTCGACTGGGTGATGTGGGTCTTCGGGGGCTTCCTGCTGCTCACCGGCATCAAGCTGCTGCGCGGGGGCGGCGGGCACGGCGAGGCCCCCGATCTGGAGCGGCATATCGTGGTGCGGGCGCTGCGGCGCCTTCTCCCCATCAGCCCGAAGCTCGACGGCCAGAAGTTCCTGACCCGGCTGCCCGACGCCGCCGGGCGGGTGCGGCTGCACGCCACGCCTCTGCTGCTGGCGCTGTTGCTCGTCGAGTTCGCCGATCTGGTGTTCGCGGTGGACTCCATCCCGGCGATCTTCGCGATCACGCAGGACCCCTTCATCGTGTACACCAGCAACATCTTCGCCATCCTGGGCCTGCGGGCGCTGTACTTCGCGCTCGGTGCGCTGGTGGACCGCTTCTGGGCCTTGAAGCCCGCCCTCGCGCTGGTGCTCGTCTTTATCGGCGGCAAGATCTTCTGGGGGCAGGCGTTCGGCAAGGTGGACCCGGCGATCAGCCTCACGGTGACCCTGGCGATTCTGGGCGGCGGCGTGCTCGTCAGCCTGTGGCGCCCGCGCGGGGGCGGGACCGGGGACGCGGCCAAGGCGTAA
- a CDS encoding YIP1 family protein, whose amino-acid sequence MSAPTRIQATFADMFAQSAAVLARPSPTTFEHFERRGGVRQAFLYVGLAALASAMIAALFAPFHGDVTVPGQFFSRLLLIPLQFGIFTGAVYLLGRRLFGGTGRYEEVAYTFSLFYVPLSLLGTLLGIIPILGWLVSLLVTLALVVFGYLAVQSSMNLRDPVQAGATLLLSALLNGLLVSLLLAPLLLAPFVGR is encoded by the coding sequence ATGAGCGCCCCGACCCGGATCCAGGCGACCTTTGCCGACATGTTCGCCCAGAGCGCGGCGGTGCTGGCTCGGCCCAGCCCCACGACCTTCGAGCACTTCGAGCGCCGGGGTGGGGTGCGGCAGGCCTTCCTGTACGTGGGCCTCGCCGCCCTCGCCTCGGCGATGATCGCGGCCCTCTTTGCGCCCTTTCACGGGGACGTGACGGTGCCCGGGCAGTTCTTCAGCCGCCTGCTGCTGATTCCGCTGCAATTCGGCATCTTCACCGGGGCCGTCTACCTGCTGGGCCGCCGCCTCTTCGGGGGCACCGGGCGCTACGAGGAGGTCGCCTATACCTTCTCGCTGTTCTACGTGCCGCTGAGCCTGCTGGGCACGCTGCTGGGGATCATTCCCATCCTGGGCTGGCTGGTCAGCCTGCTGGTGACGCTCGCGCTGGTCGTGTTCGGTTACCTCGCGGTGCAGTCCAGCATGAACCTGCGCGACCCCGTGCAGGCGGGCGCGACCCTGCTGCTCTCGGCCCTCCTCAACGGCCTGCTGGTCAGCCTGCTGCTCGCGCCGCTGCTGCTCGCGCCGTTCGTGGGGCGCTGA
- the era gene encoding GTPase Era yields the protein MTGFPSPDADGAATHSGFVAIVGKPNVGKSTLLNAFLNTKVAPTSPRPQTTRRGVRGIHSTDTHQIVFVDTPGLHKPKDALGKYMNQEVHSALSDVDVILWVVDLRHPPTDEDQLVARQVRDLPKPLFLIGNKTDAAKYPDEAMKLYRALLEERTGETAEVMLSAQNSPEAVGTLREQILDALPENPFFFPRGSASDQSREQWAAEIIREEAMKKLRDELPYAVATRVNRWTEREDGLQRIEGEIVVEKNAHKGMVIGAGGKQLREIGQAARKQLEVFLNRKVFLGLEVIVIPGWREDEEALRELGYE from the coding sequence ATGACCGGATTCCCCTCCCCAGACGCGGACGGCGCCGCGACCCACTCCGGGTTCGTCGCCATCGTGGGCAAGCCCAACGTCGGCAAGAGCACGCTGCTCAACGCCTTTCTCAACACCAAGGTGGCCCCCACCAGCCCCCGGCCGCAAACCACCCGCCGGGGCGTGCGCGGCATCCACTCCACCGACACCCACCAGATCGTCTTCGTGGACACGCCGGGCCTGCACAAGCCCAAGGACGCCCTGGGCAAGTACATGAACCAGGAGGTCCACAGTGCGCTCAGCGACGTGGACGTGATCCTGTGGGTCGTGGACCTGCGCCACCCCCCCACCGACGAAGATCAGCTCGTGGCCCGGCAGGTGCGCGACCTGCCCAAGCCGCTCTTCCTGATCGGCAACAAGACCGACGCCGCCAAGTACCCCGACGAGGCGATGAAGCTCTACCGGGCGCTGCTCGAAGAGCGCACGGGCGAGACGGCCGAGGTTATGCTCAGCGCCCAGAACAGCCCCGAGGCGGTGGGCACCCTGCGCGAGCAGATTCTGGACGCCCTCCCGGAAAACCCCTTCTTCTTCCCGCGCGGCAGCGCGTCCGACCAGAGCCGCGAGCAGTGGGCCGCCGAGATCATCCGCGAGGAAGCGATGAAGAAGCTGCGCGACGAGCTGCCCTACGCCGTCGCCACCCGCGTCAACCGCTGGACCGAGCGCGAGGACGGCCTCCAGCGCATCGAGGGCGAGATCGTCGTGGAGAAGAACGCCCACAAGGGCATGGTGATCGGCGCCGGGGGCAAGCAACTGCGCGAGATCGGGCAAGCGGCCCGCAAGCAGCTTGAGGTGTTCCTGAACCGCAAGGTGTTCCTGGGGCTGGAGGTCATCGTGATTCCCGGCTGGCGCGAGGACGAGGAGGCTTTGCGGGAGCTGGGATACGAATAA
- a CDS encoding Nudix hydrolase: protein MQHDERTHVPVELHAGGVVILNECGDILLVRELGVPGQMEKAGLWHIPSGTVEEGENPQDTAVREAYEETGLRVRLVKYLNTYLGQFPDGAFVLRHIWLAEPLPGQTVAPTFTDEVAEARYVSREEFAALYKVGQIRMYQTKLFYEDALRERERLSIQSKEANA from the coding sequence ATGCAGCACGACGAGCGCACGCACGTTCCCGTCGAGCTGCACGCGGGCGGCGTGGTCATCCTGAATGAGTGCGGCGACATCCTGCTCGTGCGTGAGCTCGGCGTGCCGGGGCAGATGGAGAAGGCCGGGCTGTGGCACATCCCCTCGGGCACTGTGGAGGAGGGCGAGAACCCGCAGGACACCGCCGTGCGCGAAGCCTACGAGGAAACCGGGCTGCGCGTCCGGCTGGTGAAGTATCTGAACACCTACCTGGGTCAGTTTCCCGATGGCGCCTTCGTCCTGCGCCACATCTGGCTGGCCGAGCCGCTGCCGGGGCAGACCGTCGCCCCCACCTTCACCGACGAGGTGGCCGAGGCCCGTTACGTGAGCCGGGAGGAGTTCGCCGCGCTGTACAAGGTCGGGCAGATTCGGATGTACCAGACCAAACTCTTTTACGAGGATGCCCTGCGCGAACGCGAGCGCCTCAGCATCCAAAGCAAGGAGGCGAACGCCTGA
- a CDS encoding nucleotide pyrophosphohydrolase, giving the protein MSLTFEDARQRVDAYISQFEEGYFPPLLMLARLTEETGEIARVIAHGNGKKPKPGEEAGDLEMELADLLFVMLCMANERGLSLERGFTRMMAKVETRDADRWTRKAGAGGDG; this is encoded by the coding sequence ATGAGCCTGACCTTCGAGGACGCCCGGCAGCGCGTGGACGCCTACATCTCCCAGTTCGAGGAGGGGTATTTCCCGCCCCTGCTGATGCTGGCCCGCCTGACCGAGGAAACGGGTGAAATTGCCCGCGTAATCGCCCACGGGAACGGCAAGAAGCCCAAGCCCGGCGAGGAGGCGGGTGACCTGGAGATGGAGCTGGCCGACCTCCTGTTCGTGATGCTGTGCATGGCGAACGAACGCGGCCTGAGCCTGGAACGTGGCTTTACCCGGATGATGGCGAAGGTCGAGACCCGCGACGCCGACCGCTGGACGAGGAAGGCTGGAGCAGGGGGCGATGGGTGA
- a CDS encoding DUF4384 domain-containing protein, producing the protein MHKLALFGALALGLSSCTVTVGSNLGLAGSRGNLIADLRPDRGQGATYRVGEEVRFQLTTRTPGYVTLVALQPGGVASTLVQGVYVQAGTTVFPRPQDGVTYNVAAPRGLQRVRAIFTRVRPTTELVFSGVYTDGRWNTATTTYVQPYAAADRDVQETYLYIR; encoded by the coding sequence ATGCACAAGCTCGCCTTGTTCGGTGCCCTCGCCCTGGGCCTCAGCTCCTGCACCGTGACGGTCGGCAGCAACCTCGGCCTCGCCGGGAGCCGCGGCAACCTGATCGCAGACCTGCGCCCCGACCGCGGCCAGGGGGCCACCTACCGGGTGGGCGAGGAGGTCCGCTTCCAGCTCACCACCCGCACGCCCGGCTACGTCACGCTGGTCGCCCTGCAGCCCGGCGGCGTCGCCAGCACGCTCGTGCAGGGTGTCTACGTGCAGGCGGGCACCACCGTCTTTCCCCGCCCGCAGGACGGCGTGACCTACAACGTGGCGGCGCCGCGCGGCCTCCAGCGCGTCCGGGCGATCTTCACCCGGGTGCGCCCCACGACCGAACTCGTCTTCAGCGGGGTCTACACCGACGGCCGCTGGAACACGGCCACCACCACCTACGTGCAGCCTTACGCCGCCGCTGACCGCGACGTGCAGGAAACCTACCTCTACATCCGCTGA